A window of the Thermotoga sp. genome harbors these coding sequences:
- the queD gene encoding 6-carboxytetrahydropterin synthase QueD, translating into MVLVKKFTFEAAHNLIKYHGKCERLHGHTYKLVVKVEGRLSEEDMVIDFAELKKIVEDRVIEKLDHSYLNELFEQPTTERVAIWIWEQLSEPLNERGVHLVEIELWETEANGVVYRGEEV; encoded by the coding sequence ATGGTTCTGGTAAAGAAGTTCACCTTCGAAGCTGCACACAATCTGATAAAGTACCATGGGAAGTGTGAAAGATTACACGGACACACTTACAAACTCGTTGTGAAAGTTGAAGGACGCCTGAGCGAGGAAGACATGGTCATAGACTTTGCGGAATTGAAGAAGATAGTGGAAGACAGAGTGATAGAGAAACTGGATCACAGTTATCTGAACGAGTTGTTCGAGCAACCAACCACCGAAAGAGTTGCTATCTGGATCTGGGAGCAACTTTCGGAACCTCTCAACGAACGCGGTGTTCACCTCGTGGAGATCGAGCTATGGGAGACGGAAGCAAACGGCGTCGTGTACAGAGGTGAGGAAGTTTGA
- a CDS encoding HD domain-containing protein produces the protein MTRVLFNLLQTIPPLGKHAFQVAFLASQIAEKLNMDSSIAFLSGLLHDLGLILPYDGEKTILDDIDNAFIIVKDTPGKPLHLHSILGSFVTDYVERLKTLSPIILKHHFPAFHLDPSKREDILANVVFISDQVSRYVMINHDTVPREILVPLEEMKSFFFPEVFEACREVLLTEFAQWQLEYILNEFAADCFREYINECPECTVKDITQFGKIVSFIVDAKSEFTSEHTWRVASIAKEMGKAAGKDAESLFRAGLYHDIGKISVNYRILEKPAKLNEEEFHMIRKHVYFSYLILLPMNREEWFLPAVRHHEKVDGSGYPFKLKGEEMSLEDKILQVADVFSALMEERPYRPAMGVERALNIVSNEVREKKLDREAFEILESVVKDLDFEEIEVGKELRKEMRSFLDRTIERFGDYVL, from the coding sequence TGGACAGCTCGATCGCCTTTCTCTCCGGTTTACTCCACGATCTGGGTTTGATTCTCCCGTACGATGGTGAAAAGACCATTCTGGATGACATAGACAACGCCTTCATAATTGTGAAGGACACCCCTGGGAAACCTCTGCACCTTCATTCTATACTGGGGAGTTTCGTAACGGACTACGTGGAGAGACTCAAAACTTTGTCCCCGATCATTTTGAAGCATCACTTCCCCGCGTTTCACTTGGATCCATCTAAAAGGGAAGATATACTTGCAAACGTGGTTTTCATATCGGACCAGGTCTCCAGATACGTGATGATCAACCATGACACTGTACCGAGGGAGATTTTGGTTCCTCTTGAGGAAATGAAAAGCTTTTTCTTTCCGGAAGTTTTCGAAGCCTGCAGAGAAGTCCTTCTGACAGAGTTTGCCCAGTGGCAGCTTGAATACATCCTCAACGAATTCGCAGCTGATTGCTTTCGGGAGTACATAAATGAGTGTCCAGAGTGTACCGTGAAAGATATCACCCAATTTGGAAAGATAGTCTCCTTCATAGTAGACGCCAAGAGCGAGTTCACAAGCGAGCATACCTGGAGAGTAGCAAGCATTGCAAAGGAGATGGGAAAAGCAGCTGGGAAAGACGCCGAAAGTCTCTTCAGAGCAGGTCTCTACCACGACATAGGGAAAATCAGTGTAAACTACAGGATACTGGAAAAGCCAGCGAAATTGAATGAAGAAGAATTTCATATGATAAGAAAACACGTGTACTTCTCCTATCTCATACTTCTTCCGATGAACAGAGAAGAATGGTTTCTACCTGCCGTAAGACATCACGAAAAAGTCGACGGTTCCGGGTATCCCTTCAAATTGAAAGGAGAAGAGATGAGCCTCGAAGACAAGATTCTACAGGTTGCAGACGTGTTCAGTGCCCTCATGGAAGAACGACCCTACCGTCCCGCCATGGGGGTGGAAAGAGCCCTGAACATAGTGAGCAACGAAGTGAGGGAGAAAAAACTGGACAGGGAAGCTTTTGAAATACTCGAGTCAGTTGTGAAAGACTTGGATTTTGAAGAGATAGAAGTGGGAAAAGAACTGAGAAAAGAGATGAGATCTTTCCTGGACAGGACCATTGAAAGGTTTGGAGACTACGTGCTCTAG